The Microbacterium sp. LKL04 sequence GTGTAGTCGTCGGCGGGGACGTAGATCGCCTGCAGCGAGGTGATCGAGTGACCGCGGGTCGACGTGATGCGCTCCTGGAGCACACCCATCTCGTCGGCGAGGTTCGGCTGGTAACCGACGGCGGAGGGCATGCGGCCCAGCAGCGTCGAGACCTCGGAGCCGGCCTGCGTGAAGCGGAAGATGTTGTCGATGAACAGGAGGACGTCCTGCTTCTGGACGTCGCGGAAGTACTCCGCCATCGTCAGCGCCGACAGGGCGACGCGCAGACGCGTCCCCGGCGGCTCGTCCATCTGGCCGAACACGAGGGCCGTCTTGTCGAAGACACCCGCCTCTTCCATCTCGCCGATGAGGTCGTTGCCCTCACGGGTGCGCTCACCGACACCGGCGAACACCGACACACCACCGTGATCCTGCGCGACGCGCTGGATCATCTCCTGGATGAGGACGGTCTTGCCGACGCCGGCACCACCGAAGAGGCCGATCTTTCCACCCTGAACGTACGGGGTGAGCAGGTCGATGCTCTTGATGCCGGTCTCGAACATCTCCGTCTTGGACTCGAGCTGGTCGAAGTTCGGCGCCTGGCGGTGGATGCCCCAGCGCTCGGTGACCTCGATGGTCTCGCCCGGGGCGGCGTTCAGGACGTCACCCGTGACGTTGAAGACCTTGCCCTTGGTGACGTCGCCGACGGGGACCGTGATGGGGCCGCCGGTGTCGCGCACCTCCTGGCCGCGGACCATGCCGTCGGTGGGCTTCAGCGAGATGGCGCGGACGAGGTCGTCGCCGAGGTGCTGCGCGACCTCGAGCGTGATCTCGGTCGACTCGCCGTCGATCGTGATGGTGGTCTTCAGGGCGTTGTAGATCTCGGGGATCGAGTCGTGCGGGAACTCGATGTCGACGACCGGGCCGGTGACGCGCGCGACGCGACCGACGACGGAGGTCTCCGTCTTCTCAGCGGTGAGGCTCATGGCTTCTCTTCTTTCGTGTGGTCTATTTGCCCGACGCCAGCGCGTCGGCGCCGCCGACGATCTCGGCGATCTGCTGCGTGATCTCCGCCTGACGCGCGTTGTTGCGCAGGCGGGTGTAGTCGGTGATGAGCTTGTCGGCGTTGTCGCTGGCGGACTTCATCGCCTTCTGCGTGGCGGCCTGCTTCGCGGCGGACGATTGCAGCAGAGCGTTGAAGACGCGGCTCTGCACGTACACCGGGAGAAGCGCATCGAGCACCGTCTCGGCATCCGGTTCGAACTCGTAGAGCGGGTAGACCTGGCTGGATGCCGTGTCCTCCGCCTCGACGACCTCGAGCGGCAGGAGACGAGTCGTCTCGGGCGTCTGCGTCATCATGCTGACGAAGCGGTTGTAGACGAGGTTGATCTCGTCGACGCCGCCCTCACCGCCGCCGAGCTCGTACGCGGCGATCAGCGCCGCCGCGATCTCCTCGGCCGTCGAGAACGCGGGGGTGTCGGTGTCGCCGATCCACTCCCCCGCCGACGCGATACGACGGAACTGGAAGAAGCCGACGGGCTTCCGACCCACGAGGTAGTAGACGGGTTCGACGCCCTGGCTGCGTAGCAGCTCGCCGAGCTGCATCGCTTCGCGGATGACCTGCGAGTTGAACGCGCCGGCCAGGCCCCGGTCCGAGCCGAAGACGACGACGGCGGACCGTCGGATCTGCTCCCGCTCGGTGGTCAGCGGGTGCTGCACGTTCGAGTGCGTCGACACGGCGGAGACGGCACGCGTCACGGCACGCGCGAAGGGGTTGGACGCGCGGACGCGTGCCATCGCCTTCTGGATGCGCGAAGCCGCGATGAGTTCCATCGCCTTCGTGATCTTCTTGGTCGTCTGAGCAGAAGAGATCTTCTGCTTGTAGACCCTGAGTTGTGCGCCCATTGGTTATGAGTCTCCCGTCGGCGTCAGCCGCGGCGGCCCTTGACGATCTTCTCCTGGTTCACGTCGTCGACGTCCGCAGCAGCGACCTCTTCGTGACCCGGCGTGCCGAGTGCCTGACCCTTGCCGCCCTGGAACTCGAGGACGAAGGCGTCGACCGCCTTGTCGAGCTCGCCGACGGTGTTGTCGTCGAGGACGTTCGACTCGCGCAGGGTGTCGAGGATCGACGTGTTGCGCTTCAGGTGGTCGAGCAGCTCGCGCTCGAAGCGGAGGACGTCCTCCACCTCGATCGTGTCGAGCTTGCCGTTGGTGCCCGCCCAGATCGAGACGACCTGCTCCTCGACGGGGTACGGCGAGTACTGCGGCTGCTTCAGAAGCTCCGTCAGACGTGCACCACGGGCGAGCTGACGGCGCGACGCGGCGTCGAGGTCGGACGCGAACATCGCGAAGGCCTCGAGCGAGCGGTACTGGGCGAGCTCGAGCTTGAGCGTTCCCGAGACCTTCTTGATCGACTTGACCTGCGCGTCGCCACCGACACGGGAGACCGAGATACCCACGTCGACCGCGGGACGCTGGTTGGCGTTGAAGAGGTCGGACTGCAGGAAGATCTGGCCGTCGGTGATCGAGATGACGTTGGTCGGGATGTACGCCGAGACGTCGTTGGCCTTGGTCTCGATGATCGGCAGACCCGTCATCGAACCGGCGCCGAGCTCGTCGGACAGCTTCGCGCAACGCTCGAGCAGACGCGAGTGCAGGTAGAAGACGTCACCGGGGTACGCCTCGCGGCCCGGCGGGCGGCGGAGGAGCAGCGACACGGCACGGTAGGCCTCGGCCTGCTTCGACAGGTCGTCGAAGATGATCAGGACGTGCTTGCCCTCGTACATCCAGTGCTGGCCGATGGCCGAGCCGGTGTAGGGAGCGAGGTACTTGAAGCCGGCGGGGTCGGATGCCGGGGCTGCGACGATCGTCGTGTACTCCATGGCACCGGCGTCCTCGAGCGCGCCCTTCACCGAAGCGATGGTCGAGCCCTTCTGGCCGATCGCGACGTAGATGCAGCGGACCTGCTTCGTGACGTCGCCAGACTCCCAGTTGGCCTTCTGGTTGATGATCGTGTCGATCGCGATGGCCGTCTTGCCGGTCTGGCGGTCGCCGATGATTAGCTGACGCTGGCCGCGGCCGACGGGGATCATCGCGTCGATGGCCTTGATGCCGGTCTGCATCGGCTCGTGGACCGACTTGCGCTGCATGACGCCGGGCGCTTGGAGCTCGAGGGCACGGCGGCCGGTCGTGGCGATCTCGCCGAGACCGTCGATCGGGTTGCCGAGCGGGTCGACGACGCGGCCGAGGTAGCCCTCGCCGACACCGACCGAGAGGACCTCGCCGGAGCGGGTGACCTTCTGGCCGGCTTCGATGCCGGCGAAGTCGCCGAGGACGACGACGCCGATCTCGTGCTCGTCGAGGTTCTGCGCGAGGCCCTCGACGCCGTTATCGAAGCGCACGAGCTCGTTCGCCATGACGCCGGGCAGGCCCTCGACGTGGGCGATGCCGTCCGCGGCGTCGACGACGGTGCCGACCTCGGTCGCCGCTGCCCCGGTGGGCTCGTAGGCGGCGACGAAGTCTTTCAGCGCGTCACGGATGACGTCGGGGCTGATGGACAGTTCTGCCATGGTCTTCCTTCTTGGTGAGGTCTTGTGGCGGGCACCTGGCCTGCCGGGTCCGCTCCTCGGTGGAGCGGGAAGAATCAGCCCGCCAGGCGCTGGCGGAGATCGCCCAGTCGGGACGAGACGGTGGCGTCGATCACGTCGTCGCCGATCTCGATGCGGACACCGCCGACGACCGCGGGGTCGACGACGACGTTCAGCGAGACCTCGGTGCCGTACCGGGCTGCGAGTGTGCTCTGCAGACGCGACGACTGGTCCTCGGTCAGAGCGGTGGCCGCGTACACCGTGGCCGCTGCGCGACCGCGCTGCTCCGCGACGACACGCAGCGCACGGCTGAGCATCGAACGGACGCGGCGTTCACGCGGGACCTGGACCAGTGACGAGACGACGATGACCGTCGACTCGGCGGCACGACCGTTCATCAGGCTCTCGATGAGAGCCCCCTTCGCGGCGGCGTCACCCAGCCTGCTGCCCAGCGCGAGCTCGAGCTCGGAGTTCGCGGCGATTGTGCGGGCCACGGAGAACAGCTCGCCCTCGAGGTCGACCTGCGGCTCGGCGATGGCGGCGGCGCGGACGCCGGCCTCCTCGATGCCCGAGATCAGGTCGTCCCCGGAGGACCAGCGCTCGGCGACGGCCGCGTCGAGGACCGACAGCGTCGCAGCCGAGTACCCGCCGAAGACGCGCGAGACGAGCGCACGTCGAGCTTCGGCGGGCACCGAGGCATCCGAGAGCGCGCCGCTCAGCTGCGACGAGTCGGCCAGGGTGCGCACCGCGGCGAAGAGCTCGCGGGCGACACCGAGGTCGACGCCCGGCGCGGCCGTGAGGGCCGACGTCGTCGCCCCGAGGGCCTGAGTGGTCGCGCTACCCATTACTTCGCCGCCTTCTCGGAGGACTCGAGGTCGGCAAGGAAACGGTCGACCACGGCCTTGGCCTTGGCGTCGTCGGAGAGCGTCTCGCCGATGACACCACCGGCGAGGTCGAGGGCGAGCGTGCCCACTTCGCTCCGCAGCGAGACGAGCGCCGTCTGGCGTTCGGCCTCGATCTGATTGTGCGCGGCAGAGGTCAGACGCGCGGCCTCGGCCGATGCGTTGTCCTTGGCTTCGGCGACGATCTTCTTGCCGTCCTCGCGGGCAGTCTCGCGGATCTCGCCGGCCTCCTTGCGAGCCTCGGCCAGCTGGGCCGTGTACTCCTCGAGAGCGGCTTCCGCCTTGCGCTGAGCCTCGTCGGCCTTCGCGATGTTGCCCTCGATGGCAGCAGCGCGCTGGTCGAGCAGGACCTGCATCTTCGGGAGGGCGACCCGCCAGAAGATGAACAGGATCACGACGAAGCAGACCCCGGACCAGATGATGTCGTACCAGGCCGGGATCAGCGGGTTGTGGGACCCGCCCTCTTCGGCTGCGTACGCGACAAGAGCGTTCAGCATCCTGTCTCCTTTAGTGATCTGAGTCGCGGTTTACTGGAAGATGAAGTAGGTCGCGATGCCGATGAAGGCGAGCGCCTCGGTGAAGGCGATACCGATGAACATCAGGACCTGCAGGCGACCGGCCAGCTCAGGCTGACGGGCCACGCCCTCGATCGTCTTGCCCACGACGATGCCCACACCGATGGCGGGGCCGATGGCGGCGAGGCCGTAACCCATCGTCGCGACGTTGCCCTCGAGGGCGGCGAGAACCGTAGTTGCGTCCACGGAGGTGTTTCCTTTCGGTTGGATGGCTCGGCGTGCGCCGGACCGCTTAGTGCTCTTCTGCCACCGCGAGCTGGATGTAGACCGCGGTGAGGATGGCGAAGACGTATGCCTGGAGGAAGGCGACGAAGATCTCGAACAGCGTGAACGCGAACCCGAAGGCGAGCGTTCCGGCCGCGAGCGCCGAGAACCAGCCGCCCAGGGTGATGAGGAAGAACTGCGTCGCTGCGAAGAACAGCACGAGCATGAGGTGCCCGACGATCATGTTCATCAGCAGTCGCAGCGTCAGTGTGACGGGGCGGATGATGAACGTCGAGAGGAACTCGAGCGGGATGATCAGGATGTAGAGGAACCAGGGCAGCCCGGGAGGCATCAGCGAGTTGCGGAAGAAGTTCCCGGGGCTCGCCTTGATACCGGCATAGATGAAGGTCACGTACGCGACGAGCGCGAGGAGCAGAGGCACCGCGACGATCGACGAGCCTGCGATGTTCAGGAACGGGATGACACCCGTGATGTTCATGAACAGCACCATGAAGAAGATCGTGGTGAGGATCGGCAGGAACCGGCGTCCATCCTTCTTGCCGAGCAGGTCTTCGGCGATATTGACCCGGACGAAGTCCAGCCCCATCTCGACGACGCTCTGGAAACGACCGGGGACGACCGTCATGCGTCGGGTGCCGAGCCAGAAGATCAGGACGATGGCGATCGTCGCGAGGATCTGGATCAGGTGGATCCGGTTGACGACGAGGGGGCCGATCGTGAAGACCGCCTCGGGGAAGAACTCCGAGATCGACGGTCCATGGAACTCGTCAGGGGATTCTTCGGCGGCAGTAGCGATCAGGGTCGCAGCTTGAGTAAACAGCGCTGGCTCCAGCTTCGGGGCGTCGATCTAAAGATCGGGCGACGATGGTCGGTGAGCTGACTCCGCAGACGTT is a genomic window containing:
- the atpD gene encoding F0F1 ATP synthase subunit beta; translated protein: MSLTAEKTETSVVGRVARVTGPVVDIEFPHDSIPEIYNALKTTITIDGESTEITLEVAQHLGDDLVRAISLKPTDGMVRGQEVRDTGGPITVPVGDVTKGKVFNVTGDVLNAAPGETIEVTERWGIHRQAPNFDQLESKTEMFETGIKSIDLLTPYVQGGKIGLFGGAGVGKTVLIQEMIQRVAQDHGGVSVFAGVGERTREGNDLIGEMEEAGVFDKTALVFGQMDEPPGTRLRVALSALTMAEYFRDVQKQDVLLFIDNIFRFTQAGSEVSTLLGRMPSAVGYQPNLADEMGVLQERITSTRGHSITSLQAIYVPADDYTDPAPATTFAHLDATTELSREIASKGLYPAIDPLTSTSRILDPRYIGEDHYRVATSVKQILQKNKELQEIIAILGVDELSEEDKIVVSRARRIQQFLSQNTYMAKKFTGVEGSTVPIKETIESFDAIVKGDFDHVAEQAFFNVGGISDVEEKWAQIQKENG
- the atpA gene encoding F0F1 ATP synthase subunit alpha produces the protein MAELSISPDVIRDALKDFVAAYEPTGAAATEVGTVVDAADGIAHVEGLPGVMANELVRFDNGVEGLAQNLDEHEIGVVVLGDFAGIEAGQKVTRSGEVLSVGVGEGYLGRVVDPLGNPIDGLGEIATTGRRALELQAPGVMQRKSVHEPMQTGIKAIDAMIPVGRGQRQLIIGDRQTGKTAIAIDTIINQKANWESGDVTKQVRCIYVAIGQKGSTIASVKGALEDAGAMEYTTIVAAPASDPAGFKYLAPYTGSAIGQHWMYEGKHVLIIFDDLSKQAEAYRAVSLLLRRPPGREAYPGDVFYLHSRLLERCAKLSDELGAGSMTGLPIIETKANDVSAYIPTNVISITDGQIFLQSDLFNANQRPAVDVGISVSRVGGDAQVKSIKKVSGTLKLELAQYRSLEAFAMFASDLDAASRRQLARGARLTELLKQPQYSPYPVEEQVVSIWAGTNGKLDTIEVEDVLRFERELLDHLKRNTSILDTLRESNVLDDNTVGELDKAVDAFVLEFQGGKGQALGTPGHEEVAAADVDDVNQEKIVKGRRG
- a CDS encoding F0F1 ATP synthase subunit gamma; translation: MGAQLRVYKQKISSAQTTKKITKAMELIAASRIQKAMARVRASNPFARAVTRAVSAVSTHSNVQHPLTTEREQIRRSAVVVFGSDRGLAGAFNSQVIREAMQLGELLRSQGVEPVYYLVGRKPVGFFQFRRIASAGEWIGDTDTPAFSTAEEIAAALIAAYELGGGEGGVDEINLVYNRFVSMMTQTPETTRLLPLEVVEAEDTASSQVYPLYEFEPDAETVLDALLPVYVQSRVFNALLQSSAAKQAATQKAMKSASDNADKLITDYTRLRNNARQAEITQQIAEIVGGADALASGK
- the atpB gene encoding F0F1 ATP synthase subunit A, yielding MIATAAEESPDEFHGPSISEFFPEAVFTIGPLVVNRIHLIQILATIAIVLIFWLGTRRMTVVPGRFQSVVEMGLDFVRVNIAEDLLGKKDGRRFLPILTTIFFMVLFMNITGVIPFLNIAGSSIVAVPLLLALVAYVTFIYAGIKASPGNFFRNSLMPPGLPWFLYILIIPLEFLSTFIIRPVTLTLRLLMNMIVGHLMLVLFFAATQFFLITLGGWFSALAAGTLAFGFAFTLFEIFVAFLQAYVFAILTAVYIQLAVAEEH
- a CDS encoding F0F1 ATP synthase subunit delta, whose translation is MGSATTQALGATTSALTAAPGVDLGVARELFAAVRTLADSSQLSGALSDASVPAEARRALVSRVFGGYSAATLSVLDAAVAERWSSGDDLISGIEEAGVRAAAIAEPQVDLEGELFSVARTIAANSELELALGSRLGDAAAKGALIESLMNGRAAESTVIVVSSLVQVPRERRVRSMLSRALRVVAEQRGRAAATVYAATALTEDQSSRLQSTLAARYGTEVSLNVVVDPAVVGGVRIEIGDDVIDATVSSRLGDLRQRLAG
- the atpE gene encoding ATP synthase F0 subunit C, which gives rise to MDATTVLAALEGNVATMGYGLAAIGPAIGVGIVVGKTIEGVARQPELAGRLQVLMFIGIAFTEALAFIGIATYFIFQ
- a CDS encoding F0F1 ATP synthase subunit B yields the protein MLNALVAYAAEEGGSHNPLIPAWYDIIWSGVCFVVILFIFWRVALPKMQVLLDQRAAAIEGNIAKADEAQRKAEAALEEYTAQLAEARKEAGEIRETAREDGKKIVAEAKDNASAEAARLTSAAHNQIEAERQTALVSLRSEVGTLALDLAGGVIGETLSDDAKAKAVVDRFLADLESSEKAAK